The following proteins come from a genomic window of Venturia canescens isolate UGA chromosome 4, ASM1945775v1, whole genome shotgun sequence:
- the LOC122408710 gene encoding rap guanine nucleotide exchange factor 2-like isoform X1 — translation MHKHTSQLRGGNNSSSARGPVRRWNSFHGGGIGNFGEGVANGGNGSGTAAFGNNANKSTSQEPLRAVPKAVQALRSESVDRTHRAQPPPPPAFPRRRFSVCFGKRTGGSARRPNECFVLEPSDMIVIGYPELHRMHRPPHPDFITDRQVNRVFDDTFTQGLTGRPELYLKSNRSSHSSDTSSAYSGSDTMTSAQGSLDADADEVDLSGLVESIVDSDEEEDLAESMDSLNVRDTVRECLEKDPAERTEDDIEILLEFTQHLKAFTNMTLAVRRALCAVMVFAVVEHAGMIVLNDGEELDSWSVLINGAVEVEHTNGEIEQLHLGDSFGILPTMERLLHRGVMKTKVDDCQFVCVTQADYFRIQHQGEENTRRHEENGRVVLVTESRGAVDGGTRRGHVVIRGSPERLMLQLIEENSITDPTYVEDFLLTHRTFIDSPLLVANQLLEWFDQTQIRDRVARVVLLWVNNHFTDFETDPTMMEFLEAFETGLEREKMQGQQRLLNIACAAKARTRNVTLARPSRDEVLHFSILGGYETGFGIFISKVDKRSKAEDVGLKRGDQILEVNGQSFEYVSHARALEILRGSTHLSITVKSNLLAFKEMLQMPENSPRPRGRASKPEIPRPQTDPRARLSTHVDPLTPLVGGVPLLLPESNVSPCKDGSKKEHKGFMTLGPKRRLQKALMKMNILPKNTINDGVHVDDPLAPPHTPPGTGLTQTTTNLYHSRSNPDLTSLYCYDDLRAPDHPEHVLKVYKADQTCKYLLVHKETTSHEVVMLALQEFGITESSSNFSLAEVSVGDGGMIKQRRLPDQLQNLAERIGLSSRYYLKTNGVSETLVADEQAPELIRESQVHFLQLNAVEVAIQLTLQDFSIFRQIESTEYVDDLFELKSRYGVPMLSQFAELVNREMFWVVTEVCSEHNLVRRSKIIKQFIKIARQCKECKNFNSMFAIVSGLGHGAVSRLRASWEKLPSKYQRLFSDLQELMDPSRNMSKYRQLVISEQTQPPIIPFYPVVKKDLTFIHLGNDSRVESLVNFEKLRMIAKEVRTLTNMCSSPYDLLTMLERGGQPPSSAMVALNQMTTGNQGGQTATVKRRKKSTAAPNPKKMFEEAQMVRRVKAYLANMKVITDEERLHALSVDCEPHAGAVAIAAAVPLGGSRGRRHPSPTLSTTSSASSTSTKFGAASPQAVRKMLALSDPHKTRPYQPKHCPPALPVPGLALHAGGLEPSPGAPRRVGSGSRVPMHERSHSDTPSGLPPPVDLSAESSSVTSLSNLQPLRKTLTSGSVTSSDSGHSTQLDSHSGSSVEAGGSPPPPQRRHSAMQGIGGPPTGMLMGPGISSFPLQPGLMTTHVMSTSNTMTQIRSGAIGSTQCRQPPAYKVAAQMARLHRLGRAHSHEGVTSYRTDHEDDDEDAQVSAV, via the exons ATCGGCTATCCAGAACTTCACAGGATGCATCGGCCTCCGCACCCCGATTTCATCACGGACCGTCAGGTCAACCGGGTCTTCGACGACACG TTTACACAGGGCCTGACCGGAAGGCCAGAGCTGTATTTAAAGTCGAACAGGAGTAGTCATTCGAGTGACACAAGTTCGGCTTACAGCGGTTCTGATACGATGACTTCCGCACAGGGATCACTCGACGCGGATGCTGACGAAGTCGATCTATCGGGCCTCGTCGAATCCATCGTCGACAGCGATGAGGAAGAGGATCTCGCCGAAAGCATGGAC AGTTTGAATGTTCGTGACACGGTGAGAGAGTGCCTGGAGAAAGATCCGGCTGAGAGAACCGAGGACGACATTGAAATACTTCTCGAGTTCACACAGCATCTCAAAGCATTCACGAATATGACACTAGCGGTGAGACGAGCACTTTGCGCCGTAATGGTATTCGCCGTCGTCGAACACGCCGGTATGATTGTTCTCAATGATGGCGAGGAATTGGACAGTTGGAGCGTTTTGATAAACGGCGCTGTCGAAGTCGAGCACACCAATGGAGAAATCGAACAATTGCATCTTGGCGATAGTTTTGGCATTTTACCTACTATGGAAAGGCTACTTCATCGCGGAGTCATGAAAACGAA AGTCGACGATTGTCAATTCGTGTGCGTGACGCAAGCGGATTACTTCAGAATTCAGCATCAGGGTGAGGAGAATACGAGGCGGCACGAAGAAAATGGCAGGGTCGTGTTGGTCACGGAATCGCGAGGTGCCGTTGACGGAGGTACGCGGCGTGGTCACGTCGTAATACGCGGAAGTCCAGAGCGTCTGATGTTACAACTGATCGAAGAAAATAGCATCACTGATCCGACATACGTCGAAGATTTTTTGCTAACCCATCGAACCTTCATCGATAGCCCATTGTTAGTCGCTAATCAACTTCTCGAATGGTTCGATCAGACGCAAATCAGAGATCGCGTTGCCCGAGTCGTTTTGCTCTGGGTCAACAATCACTTTACCGACTTCGAGACAGACCCGACGATGATGGAATTTCTTGAGGCTTTTGAAACTGGcctcgaaagagaaaaaatgcagGGACAACAAAG ACTACTGAATATTGCATGCGCAGCAAAAGCGAGGACGCGAAACGTAACGTTAGCGAGGCCGAGCAGGGACGAAGTCTTACACTTTAGTATTCTCGGCGGTTACGAGACAGGCTTCGGGATATTTATCTCAAAAGTTGACAAACGCTCTAAAGCCGAGGATGTTGGATTAAAACGAGGCGATCAAATATTGGAAGTTAACGGGCAAAGTTTCGAATACGTCAGTCATGCGAGAGCACTCGAAATATTGAGAGGATCGACGCATCTCAGTATAACCGTGAAATCTAATTTATTAG CTTTTAAAGAAATGCTCCAAATGCCAGAAAATTCGCCTCGACCCCGTGGCAGAGCGAGCAAACCTGAAATTCCGCGACCACAGACGGATCCTCGGGCGAGACTATCGACCCACGTCGATCCTTTGACTCCTCTGGTTGGCGGAGTTCCACTTTTGTTGCCCGAAAGTAACGTGTCGCCTTGCAAGGACGGTAGCAAAAAGGAGCATAAGGGTTTTATGACTCTCGGTCCTAAGAGACGGTTGCAGAAAGCTctcatgaaaatgaatattttgccaAAGAACACCATCAa TGACGGCGTTCACGTTGACGATCCGTTAGCTCCTCCTCACACACCACCGGGTACAGGTCTTACTCAAACAACGACGAATCTCTACCATTCGAGAAGCAATCCAGATTTGACGTCGCTTTATTGCTACGATGATCTCAGAGCTCCAGACCATCCGGAACATGTCCTTAAGGTCTACAAAGCCGATCAGACGTGCAAGTACCTTCTCGTTCACAAAGAAACGACGTCGCACGAG GTGGTTATGCTCGCTCTCCAAGAATTCGGGATTACGGAAAGCAGCTCGAATTTTTCACTCGCTGAAGTGAGCGTCGGTGACGGTGGTATGATAAAGCAGCGAAGATTGCCCGATCAGTTGCAAAACCTTGCTGAAAGAATAGGCCTGAGCTCGCGTTATTATCTTAAAACAAATGGCGTTTCCGAGACCCTCGTTGCTGACGAACAAGCGCCTGAGCTAATACGCGAGTCGCAGGTGCATTTTTTGCAGCTTAACGCCGTCGAAGTTGCTATCCAACTGACACTTCAGGACTTTAGTATAttcag aCAAATCGAATCTACGGAATACGTGGACGACTTGTTCGAGCTGAAGAGTAGGTACGGCGTACCTATGCTTAGCCAGTTCGCGGAGCTAGTCAACAGAGAAATGTTTTGGGTCGTCACGGAGGTTTGCTCGGAGCACAATCTTGTCAGGCGGAGCAAAATCATCAAgcaatttattaaaatagcTC GTCAGTGTAAGGAGTGCAAAAACTTCAACTCGATGTTCGCGATCGTGTCGGGTTTAGGCCACGGTGCAGTATCAAGGTTAAGGGCGTCGTGGGAAAAATTGCCGAGCAAGTATCAACGATTGTTCAGCGATTTGCAAGAACTCATGGATCCTAGTCGTAACATGAGTAAATATCGTCAGCTCGTTATCTCCGAACAAACTCAACCGCCAATC ATTCCATTTTATCCCGTCGTGAAGAAAGACTTGACTTTTATTCACCTCGGCAATGACTCAAGAGTCGAGAGTTtagtgaattttgaaaaattacgaatgatCGCGAAAGAGGTCAGGACTCTTACAAACATGTGTTCGTCACCGTACGATTTATTGACGATGCTCGAGCGTGGCGGACAGCCACCAAGCTCAGCGATGGTTGCGCTAAATCAGATGACGACGGGCAATCAAg GTGGCCAAACAGCGACGGTTAAGCGTCGGAAGAAATCGACAGCCGCGCCGAAtcctaaaaaaatgtttgaggaGGCACAAATGGTGAGGCGAGTCAAGGCTTATCTCGCAAACATGAAGGTTATCACAGACGAGGAACGGTTGCACGCTCTCTCGGTCGATTGCGAACCTCATGCCGGTGCTGTTGCGATCGCCGCTGCTGTTCCACTCGGTGGTAGTCGAGGGAGACGTCATCCATCGCCCACGTTGTCGACCACGAGTAGTGCCAGCAGTACAA GTACAAAATTCGGGGCAGCCTCGCCTCAAGCAGTGAGAAAGATGTTGGCACTCTCGGATCCGCACAAAACACGACCTTACCAGCCAAAACACTGTCCACCAGCGCTTCCGGTGCCAGGTTTGGCGTTGCACGCTGGCGGTCTCGAGCCTAGTCCCGGCGCACCGAGACGAGTAGGCTCAGGTAGTAGAGTACCGATGCACGAGAGATCCCACAGTGATACGCCATCCGGATTGCCACCGCCTGTCGATCTCAGTGCTGAAAGTAGCAGCGTCACGAGTCTGAGTAATCTTCAACCACTGCGAAAAACTCTCACCAGCG GTTCGGTGACGAGCAGTGACAGTGGTCACAGTACTCAACTGGACAGCCACAGTGGAAGCAGCGTAGAAGCCGGTGGAAGTCCACCCCCGCCCCAGAGGAGGCATTCCGCGATGCAAG GTATCGGAGGACCACCAACGGGGATGTTAATGGGACCGGGAATATCCTCCTTTCCACTTCAACCCGGATTAATGACGACACATGTTATGTCGACGAGTAACACGATGACGCAGATTCGTTCCGGTGCAATCGGTTCAACGCAATGTCGTCAACCACCGGCTTACAAAGTTGCTGCCCAGATGGCGAGATTACACAGGCTAGGTCGTGCCCACAGCCACGAAGGAGTCACGTCGTATCGGACTGATCACGAAGATG ACGACGAGGATGCCCAAGTCTCAGCAGTTTAA
- the LOC122408710 gene encoding rap guanine nucleotide exchange factor 2-like isoform X4, which produces MHKHTSQLRGGNNSSSARGPVRRWNSFHGGGIGNFGEGVANGGNGSGTAAFGNNANKSTSQEPLRAVPKAVQALRSESVDRTHRAQPPPPPAFPRRRFSVCFGKRTGGSARRPNECFVLEPSDMIVIGYPELHRMHRPPHPDFITDRQVNRVFDDTFTQGLTGRPELYLKSNRSSHSSDTSSAYSGSDTMTSAQGSLDADADEVDLSGLVESIVDSDEEEDLAESMDSLNVRDTVRECLEKDPAERTEDDIEILLEFTQHLKAFTNMTLAVRRALCAVMVFAVVEHAGMIVLNDGEELDSWSVLINGAVEVEHTNGEIEQLHLGDSFGILPTMERLLHRGVMKTKVDDCQFVCVTQADYFRIQHQGEENTRRHEENGRVVLVTESRGAVDGGTRRGHVVIRGSPERLMLQLIEENSITDPTYVEDFLLTHRTFIDSPLLVANQLLEWFDQTQIRDRVARVVLLWVNNHFTDFETDPTMMEFLEAFETGLEREKMQGQQRLLNIACAAKARTRNVTLARPSRDEVLHFSILGGYETGFGIFISKVDKRSKAEDVGLKRGDQILEVNGQSFEYVSHARALEILRGSTHLSITVKSNLLAFKEMLQMPENSPRPRGRASKPEIPRPQTDPRARLSTHVDPLTPLVGGVPLLLPESNVSPCKDGSKKEHKGFMTLGPKRRLQKALMKMNILPKNTINDGVHVDDPLAPPHTPPGTGLTQTTTNLYHSRSNPDLTSLYCYDDLRAPDHPEHVLKVYKADQTCKYLLVHKETTSHEVVMLALQEFGITESSSNFSLAEVSVGDGGMIKQRRLPDQLQNLAERIGLSSRYYLKTNGVSETLVADEQAPELIRESQVHFLQLNAVEVAIQLTLQDFSIFRQIESTEYVDDLFELKSRYGVPMLSQFAELVNREMFWVVTEVCSEHNLVRRSKIIKQFIKIARQCKECKNFNSMFAIVSGLGHGAVSRLRASWEKLPSKYQRLFSDLQELMDPSRNMSKYRQLVISEQTQPPIIPFYPVVKKDLTFIHLGNDSRVESLVNFEKLRMIAKEVRTLTNMCSSPYDLLTMLERGGQPPSSAMVALNQMTTGNQGGQTATVKRRKKSTAAPNPKKMFEEAQMVRRVKAYLANMKVITDEERLHALSVDCEPHAGAVAIAAAVPLGGSRGRRHPSPTLSTTSSASSTSTKFGAASPQAVRKMLALSDPHKTRPYQPKHCPPALPVPGLALHAGGLEPSPGAPRRVGSGSRVPMHERSHSDTPSGLPPPVDLSAESSSVTSLSNLQPLRKTLTSGSVTSSDSGHSTQLDSHSGSSVEAGGSPPPPQRRHSAMQDDEDAQVSAV; this is translated from the exons ATCGGCTATCCAGAACTTCACAGGATGCATCGGCCTCCGCACCCCGATTTCATCACGGACCGTCAGGTCAACCGGGTCTTCGACGACACG TTTACACAGGGCCTGACCGGAAGGCCAGAGCTGTATTTAAAGTCGAACAGGAGTAGTCATTCGAGTGACACAAGTTCGGCTTACAGCGGTTCTGATACGATGACTTCCGCACAGGGATCACTCGACGCGGATGCTGACGAAGTCGATCTATCGGGCCTCGTCGAATCCATCGTCGACAGCGATGAGGAAGAGGATCTCGCCGAAAGCATGGAC AGTTTGAATGTTCGTGACACGGTGAGAGAGTGCCTGGAGAAAGATCCGGCTGAGAGAACCGAGGACGACATTGAAATACTTCTCGAGTTCACACAGCATCTCAAAGCATTCACGAATATGACACTAGCGGTGAGACGAGCACTTTGCGCCGTAATGGTATTCGCCGTCGTCGAACACGCCGGTATGATTGTTCTCAATGATGGCGAGGAATTGGACAGTTGGAGCGTTTTGATAAACGGCGCTGTCGAAGTCGAGCACACCAATGGAGAAATCGAACAATTGCATCTTGGCGATAGTTTTGGCATTTTACCTACTATGGAAAGGCTACTTCATCGCGGAGTCATGAAAACGAA AGTCGACGATTGTCAATTCGTGTGCGTGACGCAAGCGGATTACTTCAGAATTCAGCATCAGGGTGAGGAGAATACGAGGCGGCACGAAGAAAATGGCAGGGTCGTGTTGGTCACGGAATCGCGAGGTGCCGTTGACGGAGGTACGCGGCGTGGTCACGTCGTAATACGCGGAAGTCCAGAGCGTCTGATGTTACAACTGATCGAAGAAAATAGCATCACTGATCCGACATACGTCGAAGATTTTTTGCTAACCCATCGAACCTTCATCGATAGCCCATTGTTAGTCGCTAATCAACTTCTCGAATGGTTCGATCAGACGCAAATCAGAGATCGCGTTGCCCGAGTCGTTTTGCTCTGGGTCAACAATCACTTTACCGACTTCGAGACAGACCCGACGATGATGGAATTTCTTGAGGCTTTTGAAACTGGcctcgaaagagaaaaaatgcagGGACAACAAAG ACTACTGAATATTGCATGCGCAGCAAAAGCGAGGACGCGAAACGTAACGTTAGCGAGGCCGAGCAGGGACGAAGTCTTACACTTTAGTATTCTCGGCGGTTACGAGACAGGCTTCGGGATATTTATCTCAAAAGTTGACAAACGCTCTAAAGCCGAGGATGTTGGATTAAAACGAGGCGATCAAATATTGGAAGTTAACGGGCAAAGTTTCGAATACGTCAGTCATGCGAGAGCACTCGAAATATTGAGAGGATCGACGCATCTCAGTATAACCGTGAAATCTAATTTATTAG CTTTTAAAGAAATGCTCCAAATGCCAGAAAATTCGCCTCGACCCCGTGGCAGAGCGAGCAAACCTGAAATTCCGCGACCACAGACGGATCCTCGGGCGAGACTATCGACCCACGTCGATCCTTTGACTCCTCTGGTTGGCGGAGTTCCACTTTTGTTGCCCGAAAGTAACGTGTCGCCTTGCAAGGACGGTAGCAAAAAGGAGCATAAGGGTTTTATGACTCTCGGTCCTAAGAGACGGTTGCAGAAAGCTctcatgaaaatgaatattttgccaAAGAACACCATCAa TGACGGCGTTCACGTTGACGATCCGTTAGCTCCTCCTCACACACCACCGGGTACAGGTCTTACTCAAACAACGACGAATCTCTACCATTCGAGAAGCAATCCAGATTTGACGTCGCTTTATTGCTACGATGATCTCAGAGCTCCAGACCATCCGGAACATGTCCTTAAGGTCTACAAAGCCGATCAGACGTGCAAGTACCTTCTCGTTCACAAAGAAACGACGTCGCACGAG GTGGTTATGCTCGCTCTCCAAGAATTCGGGATTACGGAAAGCAGCTCGAATTTTTCACTCGCTGAAGTGAGCGTCGGTGACGGTGGTATGATAAAGCAGCGAAGATTGCCCGATCAGTTGCAAAACCTTGCTGAAAGAATAGGCCTGAGCTCGCGTTATTATCTTAAAACAAATGGCGTTTCCGAGACCCTCGTTGCTGACGAACAAGCGCCTGAGCTAATACGCGAGTCGCAGGTGCATTTTTTGCAGCTTAACGCCGTCGAAGTTGCTATCCAACTGACACTTCAGGACTTTAGTATAttcag aCAAATCGAATCTACGGAATACGTGGACGACTTGTTCGAGCTGAAGAGTAGGTACGGCGTACCTATGCTTAGCCAGTTCGCGGAGCTAGTCAACAGAGAAATGTTTTGGGTCGTCACGGAGGTTTGCTCGGAGCACAATCTTGTCAGGCGGAGCAAAATCATCAAgcaatttattaaaatagcTC GTCAGTGTAAGGAGTGCAAAAACTTCAACTCGATGTTCGCGATCGTGTCGGGTTTAGGCCACGGTGCAGTATCAAGGTTAAGGGCGTCGTGGGAAAAATTGCCGAGCAAGTATCAACGATTGTTCAGCGATTTGCAAGAACTCATGGATCCTAGTCGTAACATGAGTAAATATCGTCAGCTCGTTATCTCCGAACAAACTCAACCGCCAATC ATTCCATTTTATCCCGTCGTGAAGAAAGACTTGACTTTTATTCACCTCGGCAATGACTCAAGAGTCGAGAGTTtagtgaattttgaaaaattacgaatgatCGCGAAAGAGGTCAGGACTCTTACAAACATGTGTTCGTCACCGTACGATTTATTGACGATGCTCGAGCGTGGCGGACAGCCACCAAGCTCAGCGATGGTTGCGCTAAATCAGATGACGACGGGCAATCAAg GTGGCCAAACAGCGACGGTTAAGCGTCGGAAGAAATCGACAGCCGCGCCGAAtcctaaaaaaatgtttgaggaGGCACAAATGGTGAGGCGAGTCAAGGCTTATCTCGCAAACATGAAGGTTATCACAGACGAGGAACGGTTGCACGCTCTCTCGGTCGATTGCGAACCTCATGCCGGTGCTGTTGCGATCGCCGCTGCTGTTCCACTCGGTGGTAGTCGAGGGAGACGTCATCCATCGCCCACGTTGTCGACCACGAGTAGTGCCAGCAGTACAA GTACAAAATTCGGGGCAGCCTCGCCTCAAGCAGTGAGAAAGATGTTGGCACTCTCGGATCCGCACAAAACACGACCTTACCAGCCAAAACACTGTCCACCAGCGCTTCCGGTGCCAGGTTTGGCGTTGCACGCTGGCGGTCTCGAGCCTAGTCCCGGCGCACCGAGACGAGTAGGCTCAGGTAGTAGAGTACCGATGCACGAGAGATCCCACAGTGATACGCCATCCGGATTGCCACCGCCTGTCGATCTCAGTGCTGAAAGTAGCAGCGTCACGAGTCTGAGTAATCTTCAACCACTGCGAAAAACTCTCACCAGCG GTTCGGTGACGAGCAGTGACAGTGGTCACAGTACTCAACTGGACAGCCACAGTGGAAGCAGCGTAGAAGCCGGTGGAAGTCCACCCCCGCCCCAGAGGAGGCATTCCGCGATGCAAG ACGACGAGGATGCCCAAGTCTCAGCAGTTTAA